Proteins from a genomic interval of Papaver somniferum cultivar HN1 chromosome 4, ASM357369v1, whole genome shotgun sequence:
- the LOC113275325 gene encoding SEC14 cytosolic factor-like, whose protein sequence is MDQKHEMAVSKMRELVETQGIPTQKCLDQTFLRFLKAKSMNPEKAAKMFVEREKWREEFVPLGFIPESEIADQLGDKKIYLQGLTKIGQHPFLICISSRHFTSASKDPLQFKKFIVYLFDKAIASSFNEGKEIGNEKIMAAVDLKSFPYKSIDARGFTITFNLLKAYYPGRLGKMYMLNAPGFFVSFWRMFSVFLDKDIQERIIFVSSEKEKESFIKEIGGEILPEENGGQSKLIAVQDVIIHSQINDPMS, encoded by the exons ATGGACCAAAAACATGAAATGGCAGTAAGCAAGATGCGGGAACTAGTGGAGACCCAAGGAATTCCAACTCAG AAGTGTTTGGATCAAACCTTTTTAAGATTTCTGAAAGCAAAATCAATGAACCCAGAAAAGGCTGCAAAGATGTTTGTTGAACGGGAAAAATGGAGGGAAGAATTTGTTCCATTAGGTTTCATACCTGAGAGCGAAATAGCAGATCAATTGGGTGATAAAAAGATTTACTTACAAGGCCTGACTAAAATCGGACAACATCCATTTCTGATCTGTATAAGTAGCAGACACTTCACTTCAGCATCCAAGGATCCACTTCAATTTAAGA AGTTCATAGTCTATCTATTTGACAAAGCAATAGCCAG TTCTTTCAATGAGGGAAAAGAAATAGGGAATGAAAAGATAATGGCAGCCGTGGATTTAAAAAGTTTCCCTTATAAGAGTATTGACGCCCGTGGTTTCACTATTACCTTCAACCTTCTGAAG GCTTACTATCCCGGGAGACTAGGAAAAATGTATATGTTAAATGCCCCAGGGTTCTTTGTTAGTTTCTGGAGGATGTTTTCTGTCTTTCTAGATAAAGATATCCAAGAAAGA ATCATATTTGTGAGCagtgagaaagagaaagagagtttTATTAAGGAAATTGGTGGGGAGATACTACCAGAAGAAAATGGTGGCCAATCAAAGCTCATCGCTGTTCAAGATGTCATTATTCATTCCCAGATCAACGATCCCATGAGTTAA